ttattggTCGAACattcaacagtagtgtattttaCCATTTACTCATTCCAGACTTGGGAAACTCGCTATATGTTGCTCTTGTGGCTGTCCATGACTTGTCTCATTCCGTTTGACCTTTATCGTCTGGATGGACATCTGGAGGCAGAGGGCAGTAAGCCTAGAGAGCCCATCATGGACCGTATTCTTGCTATTGCAAAGGTAAGTGAAGCACATATAATTCtggtatatgtttttttttctttgagaaactgatgtgtgtgtggattttGAATGGCATGACTCTTGTTTGTGGATCTTCAAcaataaatgattaaactgtaagaatgttttgctgctgtaattCTGTGATATTTACAACAAAGAGTAACCTGCATCAATCTATAGCATAGCACGTTGTATTTTTCAactaaaaaaagagacaacTCATCAGTATGTATCTAACTGGCGGTGACTGAAGAGAAATCTGTAAGAGAATCCAGTAGGATAACACCAGAACAAAGTTTTAATTAGTCTTGTAGTATTTGTGGTTTGCTCTGCAGCTACTCAGACTTGAAGTATGTAATGATGTCTTAGAGccatgtttttacagtgtgattttttttttctttcagtcttaTCTAGTATTGAGTGGCAGTCCCAGGGATGCTGCATCTGTACTGGTATCAAAGTAAGTGCAGAAACACCACATACAAAATCAGTTCCACAGTTTGAAACAATTGAATAAGTTTCAGTATAATATTCACAACTGGACTTGAGCTTAACATtatcagatattttactacaacACATAACGAAATATAAATAAACCTCTAAATTTCCACTGTTGTGATCTGGATGGTAAACTGATGTTGATGGATTAATATGAATTCAAATTCAGTTAGTCTTTTGAGCCAGTCGCTGCTATCAAAAACTTGGTTTCTTTCTAGGGATGCAGTGATTGAAATAGGCGTGCATGAGAATGCTGGAAATGAGGAAAATAACAAGATGGTTGTTGTCTTTAAACACGTGGCTTCCATAGTGCCTTTGCATTTAAGAGACTTTAGAGGCTGTGAAGATTTGTTCTAAAATGTAATGCCATAAAATAATGACAAGCCACATCCATTCACATAATTAAATATTGGATGTTCAAATATAAGAGCAGTTTTTCAGTCTtgactgagtttttttttttttttttttttaaacctttttgttgtataatataaaatatatgttgAGGCAGTTGTCCACAGGCTGTCACCTGCTTTAACGTCATGTAACAGCATTCTGGAAACAAATTAATATTTGCAGTCTTATTAATATTTCCACATATTTGAAAAAAGCTTCTTCCATCAGAGTCAGCTAATATGGCCAAGAGGTTACTACAAATATGTCCAGAAGTGCTGAGgtgcttgtttatttttcagaacAGCTGATGAGAACCAGTATTCAGAGAAAGGGGGTAACCTCAGTagatgcatttgtgtgtgtaaaagGTTGGAGGCTGTGTGCAGGGCTCTACATGAATGTTTTAGTGTCCAGGGGAAAATCCAGTGGTGGTGGTTTTGATTGAAATGTCAATATTTCTACTGACGACTTGGATTTGGAGTGCAATAATGTTGCGTTGCATATTcagaaatccatccatccattatgtatataccacttaatcctcattagggttgcagggggctatcccagctgacagacacgggacaccctggacaggtcaccagtctaccaCAGGGCTACAGTTCTACATttctacaatttaatttagcagacgcttttatccaaagcgacatacatctgagagtagatacaacacaagcaagaatctagtcaagagaaaacaacctggataagtgccgtaaaacaagttcaagtgtgataataggactgcggtgtctacaggcagtgcagacatgatagttatttatttgttttatgtacTTATTTACTTggagtgcaaaggtgttcagtggagagctgggtttttagtcttttcttaaagactgagagggactctCCAGATTGActagagtttggtaactcgttccaccaccaggggaatcacagaggagaagagtctagctatcgacctgccctgttgtggtggttgtatcaggcgccttttgttggccgagcgTAGCGAGCAGGAGGAAGTTTAGACCTGAATGTGAGAGTTCAGgcaggagggagctgttttcattgtacttttgaatgcaagtgtcagagtttttaaatttatgcggacagcaactggaagccagtgaaaagggtgatgtgctgtttttggctggttgaaaaccagatgtgctgctgcattctggatcatctgctgGATCATctgctacacatagagacaaacaagcacacgcacattcacacctacggacaatttcaAATCATCAATTAACATGTAATAAtcaagcatgtttttgaactgtgggatgaagccggagtacctggagaaaacccgctaatgcacagggagaacatgcaaactccatgcagaaagatcccaggcctaggccgggatgcaaactggGGAATGTTTAGAAATGATGGTGTCCAAATGAATAACTTCAGGCAAACAAATTTAAAGCTACCAGAACTAGCtatgtaatgttttgtttgcagAAAGATAGACAAAatttacaacattaaatatttatgatATAATGCAATTTTTTATATGTTATTCCACATaagtttttttgtgcaaatataTAGCATCATTGTAATGTTGTTACTAGTCATTCAGAAGTGGAAATATTATTCATTTTCCTTTGCTTAGGTctgaaaaaaagtattaaaaaaccTGATTTCGAAAAGTGTGCAAATACCCTGTAAAAGCATAATGCATAGTAACCAACTTTAATTAagaaattaattataaattcagttatttacataatttttgttttgctaccagcttttttgtaaaatacttGGGGTGCTTGTTGTGTTCTACATCAGTAAAGACAATACTACATTACAAGAATCGAGGGCTTTCAGTGAAGCTGCAGTCATGACAAAGATGTGTGTCACAATTGGTGTTCAAATCCTGGAGCGGATTTTAAGGGACAACTTTCTTtttgataaaaaataatgacattccATGAACTTGTGTAAACTTGTATCTTTTTCAAATATTCATAGtctgaaatatttacatttcttatcattttaaaataaagctgaaaactaAATTATAATGTTTGTAGTTGTTCACTTTCATGTTTTACAGTACTGATTGTATTTAATTACCATGAAATATGTAATAGCTAAAACTGAACAAATCAACATCGcacctgtgtgtttgtatataaacacaaatatgacagtgttttatctgtaattaGTTTTTTAGTCAATAGAGGGCAGACTTGCTCTTTGAGTTTCCTTGCTGGTGTTTATCCATATGAAACCTTTAATTACTTTCTTGTCTTATTATACATGACTGTGCAGGTTTATGACACGTCCCGATGTGAAACAGAAGCGCCTCGGAGACTTTCTGGACTGGAGTCTCACCACTGTATCCCAGACCAATGACCATTCAATAAGAGACATTAAGGTGCTGGACGGTGTTCTGCAGTCTCTggtaaacaaacacactcagcgATTACACTCACGCCCACGGCTTTATGTGCACGCCTGTCTGTGTGCGAGTTTGACGATGGTGTAATTTGTGTGCACAGTTGTATTAAATCCTTCAGAGGGTAATTTACAAGAGCTGACATGACTGGTATGTTTTACACAATACTCAGTGTGGCTTTAGCAGGTGTGTAATGCACCTGCTGCGTGTGTGGAACCTGTTGCTTCGAGTGACTTATGTCAGTTTAATCCACTCCTTTAAGGTAAACGGTTTTTCAACAAATGAGAACGATGCTGAGGGGACTTGGTTTTGATGAAATCCACTTTTCCAACCGAATGCCTCGTACATTACACCCCACTGCAAACGTGTATAAATAAGAGAAAGTATTTTCAAATCACTTTGTGTAATCTAAGGTAATCTAATGCACCCCTCAAGCAAGTACATTACTTTCAAATCATTGGCACATAAACCTGCATAACATGTTTAGCGAGCGTCATGATCAACTTAATGTCAATGAAATGAACCTTAAGCCTAGGCGTTGCTTAGGGCGCTCAAAACTGGCACTGTCTGTTCAGTCACCATGGCTTCAGGACCTGtccttgcattttttttttttttttttgcataaattgAGGGTAACATgatgaaagaaggaaaaatgtaaaactggcAAATAATAAGCTACTGTGAGTAGGATTTCTGaaagaaatgtttgtatttCCTTTACTTTATATCCCTCCTAAATGCTACCACTGtcaagtatttttatttatgtctcATAGGCAAAGCTTTTCAAACATGGAAAACGAGATGACCTTCTACAGTATGGTAGGTtcccttttctctgttttatttatctttagtcaagaaatgactcaaatttttaCTGGTTGATGTCTATGCTGaggtcaaacaaacaaacaaaaaaaacttccacAATAGGAGTTAATAGAGTGTGTAATTATCACTTTTGTTCAGTTGCGTTTGTCTGTGGCAACACAAATATTTGTTCACAAATCTTTATCTAAATGTACTTTGCCAGAGGGGAGATATTTCTCTATAAATACAGAACCTCCCCATATATGATTATGATCTATACATTTCTTTGGCACACTATCCAATGCACATTTATGACTAAATATGTCACACCATGTGTCAGTGAAGTTGTAGCTGATCTGTGAATATGGTCCTTCGCAGTGTGGATGTAACAATTGTTTTAATTATGCCTTTGTGTGTGGTTTATCAGCTCCTACAGTTCTGCAGTGTCTAGAGAAGAAGCATCTATCAGAGAGCAGCGAGGCCATGCTGAGGAAGCTCGGCGTCAAATTAATCCAGAGACTCGGCCTCACCTTTCTGAAGCCACGTTTGGCTGCTTGGAGGTAAAAAACAATATGCAGTGACATATAATGTGTGCTTGCATAATACTTAACTTTGTTATATCTAAAAACACTGGTTCCTTTTATGTACACAaccagccaaaagtttggacacaccttctcacttaattgtttttctttgtttttatgactGTTTACATTCTAGATTCTCACTAAAGGcaacaaaactatgaatgactataaatatatatggaattatgtagtaaacaaaaaagtgaaattagtcaaaacatgttttatattttagatttggCAAAATAGCCACCGTTTGCTTTGATTAATGCTTTGCACCCtattggcattctctccatgagcttcatgaggtagtcagctgaaatggttttccaagagtcttgaaggagttcgcagagatgctgagcacttgttggcccttttgccttcactctgcggtccatctaatcccaaaccatctggattgggtgtaggtcaggtgactgtggaggccaggtcatctgacgcagcactccatcactctccttcttggtcaaatagcccttataCAGCCTGggggtgtgtttggggtcattgtcctgttgaaaaataaatgatggtccaactaaacgcaaaccggatgggatgacatgttgctgcaggatcctgtggtagccatgctggttcagtgtatcttcagttttgaataactATGCCACCAGTAAAGCATCctcacaccatcacacctcctcctctatgcttcatggtgggaaccatgcatgtagagaccatcccttcaccttttctgcgtcgcacaaagacacagcaggtggaaccaaagatctcacatttggactcattagaccaaagcacagatttccactggtctaaagtccattccttgtgtttcttggcccaaacaaatctcttccgCTTATTgtttttccttagtagtggtttcttagcagctatttgatcATTTAGGCCTGATTCACCCAggctcctctgaacagttgatgtagagatgtgtctgctactagaactctgtgtggcatttatctggcctctaatctgaggtgccgTTAACTTGCATTTTCTGAGTCTGGTGACtaggatgaacttatcctcagcagcagaggtgatttTTGGCCTTCCTTTCCTGGGatggtcctcatgtgagccagttttgtcatagcacttgatggtttttgcgactgcagtTGGGGGTACATTCagagtttttgcaattttctggactgactgaccttcagttcttaaagtaatgacgGACTGTCGTTTCTCGTTGCTTAGCTGATTAGTTCtagccataatatggattctaacagttgtcaaataggccTGTCAACTATGCACAACACAAccgatggtcccaaccccattaagaaggcaaaaaattccacaaagtAACCTTGACAagacacacctgtgaagtgaaaaccatttcaggtgactacttcatgaagctcactgagagaaggccaagagtgtgcaaagcagtaatcatagcaaagggtggctattttgaagaatctaaaatataaaggATGTTTTGACTtgattcacacttttttgtttactacataattccatatgcgttcattcatagttttgatgctttcagtgagactctacaatgtaaatagtcatgaaaataaagaaaaaccattaaatgagaaggtgtgtccaaaagTTTGACTGGTAGTGAAAATCAAATggtcaattaaaaaaagagcGATTCCCTTTCAGTTGAAGAAAATGTGGTATTAGCCTCTGTCCAGCTAGTTTTTCATAACTTGATATTGTCATATGGGTcacaatatattttattgtcCTCAGTGAGACATGGCAGGACAGAAGTAAgtggtttaaaaatgtatgtgcaTGTCTTTCAGGTACCAGAGAGGCAGCCGTTCTCTGGCAGCAAACCTGTCCATGTCCCAGTCTGCTGCAGCCAGTGCTGCTGTAACTCCTGAAGTGGAGACACAAGAACAGGAGGAGGACTATGACATTCCTGAAGAAGTAGAGACTGTTATTGGTTAGTTTCTGCCTCCACTTAgtttaaaagatttttattaCAATACtaatgtcaagaaaaaaatctaatttgcaTGTTATTTTGCAGAGCATCTACTCGTGGGACTAAAAGATAAGGAAACAATTGTGCGCTGGTCTGCAGCAAAGGGGTAATACACTGTTAATGTGGCATCTACCAAACCTGAACTGTTGACAACACTATCCTTGTTGCTACTTGTCTTTGGTATTCTTTATATGGAAATTAGCTCCTCTAAAATGTGTTACGATAACTTATTTTGTTTAACCCTTCAGCATAGGGAGGGTAACTGGGAGGCTTCCCAAGGAGCTGGCAGATGAGGTGGTTGGATCAGTGCTGGACTCCTTCAGGTAGCTTGGGGCAAACTGGCTCTTTCCATCAGTAACAAAATGGCTTTTATCATTTGTCATACAGGGACAAATCTTTCATGCAGACCATATTCCACAAACATGTTCTGTGTTTTGATCTGTTAAATTGTATTTTCTCTCAAGCTTCCAGGAAACGGACAATGCTTGGCATGGAGGCTGCCTTGCACTGGCAGAACTGGGTAGGAGAGGACTGCTGCTGCCTTCCAGATTAACAGATGGTATATGCATGAAATTGTCATTAAACAACACACAGACTATTGtgagaaagttattttgttatttatttattcaacatcttcatatattcatatatatatttactataCATCTTccatacagtacagtatatcttacattataaactttttacattacaaatatgtggttaaatatgaaaaaatccCTTTCCAATTTGCCTTTCATCTCTTTCAATCAAGTTTGAGAGCTAGACATATATGCACATACCTATGAAAAGAGATATTTGCATttaccacatttaaaaaaaaaaacaaaaaacatatagtCAGATCTTTCAGTGCTTAATCAAAACAATCAAAAGTCTTTGAACATTGATCGTTACAGTGGTGAAGATTTTTATGTATTCAGTCCTATTCACCAAGTCAAAAACAGTGAGAGTTGTTATTAGCAGCAGCGAGGTCTTCTCCTTACAGCCCGCCCTGCTGCTTTTactcttttgtttgatttatgaCATTTGCTTTCAACCTGACTACTGTTTGCTCTTTTCATGCCTGCTGCCTTAGCTCTGGtggtttgctttattttctttggAGAGCGGGCACTTGCAGCATCTGTGGAAGCTTTTGAGGAGCTGTCTGCAGCACTGAAGTCACATGAAGAAACTGCAGAGCTCGCACTGGCTAGCTGACAGAGTGCCAGAGCTGCAGTCTGCCTTTGGTCACAGGGTTCTTCATCCAGCTCTTCCACAGATCTCGGATGAAGATCCTCGGAAGTGCTCAGGGAAGAGCTGTGTATGTTGCGGTCGTGAGAAGCTCGAAGGCTGAGGTTCAGAGGCAGCTCATTCTCCTTCAAGTTCACTGTGTCAGAGCACCTTAGCCTCTGATCAGATGGAATTTTTTCCTTGTCCTGGTTTCTTGTTGAGAGGTTGAGGGGGGCCAGGTCATCTGTGTCCTCCACGTCGTCTTGTTCTGACGCAGTTTCGGGACATGACTCAGATACAGACACAGAAGAGTATCGTCTGTTCTCAGCTGATCTGTAAGagacagaccaaaacaaagcttaaatccaaaactctgccaaaattgcaaataaaaaacagtcaAGCTAAATCAAGAAAAAATTGGGGATTTTACTTaccctccatccacatgttgaGTTCTTAGCTCCAGCAAGGTTTCTGCTGACTCTTCTTGACTTAAGTCATTATTAATGGGTTGCCCGGCTGCAGCTGCTTGTGCCAGTTGGGTGGTGTTGTGTGACTCACCCATTTTGGTGTACTGGAGGGCCTGTGTGTCTCTTTGGATTATGTGTGCTTGACTGGGTCTGTCAGGGGACCCCGTAGCTGAACAGCCCTCTTTAGGGCTCAGCCTTGTTGCCTTGTCTCCACTCTGCTCATGGTGACTCTCCTCTTGTGTAGATGTGTGCGGGTGGTTGTGAATGGAACGTGAATGCATGTATAAGTCATAATCCTTTGTGCCCAGGGGTGGGCTGTACAAATCCAAAGGAAGATATCTGGGTCCTGTAATTGACATGGGAAGCTCATGGGGTCTGTACAGGTTGTAGTGCAGAGGGGGCCCGGGGGGAATACTATGGCAGTATCTGTATGGGTAAGGGGGAAATGGGGAAGTGTGAGATGGGGCAATGGGCTGTTGTACCATAGGCCTCTGGGGATCCAGAAAGTCTTGCTGGAAAGAGGGAGAGTTTGGCTCATTTACGTGGTGATTTCCTGGGAGGTAATATGGTGGATACAGGGGTCGGTCAGGCAAGAGATAAGGTGGGTACTCAGGAACCATGAGAGGGGGGAATAGTTTTAAAGGAATGGATGATGACATTGGACCCCATAGGAAGCCGGGGTGGTTGAAAGTGGGAAGAGGAGCTTGCGAATCCTCTGTCTGCTGCACAGATGACTGGAAAGCTTCTGCTCCTTCATTTTTGGGTGTGACAGGGGAGAAGGCAGATGGGCGCGGCAGATCTTTAGTCTCATTGgtctctctgttctctgtctcTGGAGCTGTATTTGGTTTTGTCATACTCTGACTGTCCTTGATGACTTCACTGTCACACCCAACATCaatttcttctttgtcttctccgCTGTCTGCCTTGTGCTCTTCATCTCTCTGTTTCTCAGGACTATCGTCCTGAACTGCTGGAGGACAGTTTGTGCAATCCTTAGATTTGGCAGGGACCACCCTTGCCACAGCCTTGATCTGCCGGGCTGTTTGCCCATTTTTCTGTGCCATAAGAGAGATTGAATTTTTACACAAATTGTATTTCATATGGTTAAAGAGATGGGACTTTTCATTGCAGGTGAAGGGACACTGGAAACACTGGTACTTGAATGGCTTCCCTGGCGGCCGGGGAATATAGTGGGGCCTTTTTGGTTTGCGTTCCTGAGCAGTTTCCATCTTGTTCCGAATGCACGTTTTCTGAAAGAAGAATGTAGCACATTGCAATTGAGGAATTAGTACCTCTTAATGCTGAAGTTAGGACTGTGACGCTAAAACATACTAAAACAATCTCTGAATCTTTACAGGGTTTATACCTGATTTTCATTGAAGTGACTGTCAAGTAATGAAGCTAAAAGAGTTGTTGTTGGACTGGTTCAGGTGGAGAATGGTTGTAATTTCTGTTGGAGTGTTCCTTAGCTGCTTGGCCAGAAAAATCTGTTGCTCCACAAAACACTGCACCCTCAGGCTAATGTATTTCTGCAACTGCTACTTCACAGTGAGCTGGACACCAAACAGAGAAATAGTTAAATATGAAAACCAGTCGACTGTATGCAAAAATGTACCCGTATGTTTGCGTAGCTGCAGTCGTGCCTTCGTTTGGTTTTGGTTGATTGGCAGCAGCCTACAAACGCTTCCACTTTGTCTACCTGTTCACCTGTCTGTACGTTTTGATATCACTTGACTCATCTGTTTTGTAAAGTTAGAGAGCTGCTAAGGCAAACGGAAGGCAGACTACACACTTACTAGTGCAGGCCTGGAGGGCATGCAGAGACTTGCTTTTTCTCTCAGCCTTACTAAACTCAGTGCTGTCGGCGTGGGAACCACCAGCCACCTGCTTCCCATGACTACACCTGCAGGATGAATTCATCATTTGATGAGCTCACTGGCTCTGGAGATACATGAGTATCGGAAGAAATAGTTTGATAAATTTTCCTTAGTTATGGTGAAACTATGATGTAGGTTGCATCTGAAACATCACCTTAAGCTGTGAGTTCAGCGTTGCTGGGCGTGCATGGAGGAACCTGCTTGTCATGTGCTGTCGCAAGAAGTTGTCACTCAAGTTTCTGTCCAACTGTAGCAGCACACGAAGCCACTCCCTTCTTAACTCCgacattcatttaaaattaattttttaaacagtgaataTAATCCAgtcaaaacttttttctttattctttaaGAAATATGCTTGTATCCTGTTAGCTCAGGTGACATCTTGCTGTTGTAAATTTACCGACCACTTTAAATAGGCTGCAAAATTCTTAAAAGAAGCCTATGTTATCGAAGGAAGTATCTTAAATTTGTTTAGAAGGCTTTCTGTATTTCCCTGTGCATCAGTCACTGTAATCTGAGCAGAGGCTGATTGGAGGCACAGGCAACAGGTGCACACATATCTCATACCTACCCATAAGTACACACTATAAACTAGCGATTAGCGCCAGTGTATATCACTGACAGTCTTACTCAGTAACACAGATAAACTTTGAGTGCAGTAAATATGTAATTAGAATTTATTGCTGCTTCCTTATTAGTTGATAGAGGAGAAAAATAGATAAAACATTACCTGCTCTAGTTGAAGCAACTGTGCGTTCTGCTGAGTAGCCAGCCTGCAGAGAACAGCTCCACAGTTCACGTCGGTATTTGGTCAGGATGCCACTTCAGTGTGTGCTCAGAGCTCAGAGTgcgtttgtgagtgtgtgtgatggtgAATATGTGTGATGTTAGTTGTGTGGTGAGTTCCTCTCTCTGAGGTGTTGTCTCAATAGTGGGTGGGGCTTCAGCCCAAACTGCAGGGCCCTCAGGCAACATTGATGTACCTGATATTAGTCAAGCCGCAAGCAATGATTTACATAAGGGGGGTAGGGGTGGGAGCACTCactgtttcttcctctttttggCTTCATCTCTCTCTTTTGTGGAAATGGCCACATAGGCTTCATTTTTACAGTTGCTATATGTAAAGTTACAGGTGAAGTTTGGTAGTAAGCTGTTAAGATCAGCATGGCATTTGTGTACTTAGTAAAATTTTAACTAAATCAGCAAACTTTATTGGTGTTAGCTTATCTTCCAAATTCTAACCATTTAAAATTATGATGTCCTGTATTTATCAGAT
This portion of the Amphiprion ocellaris isolate individual 3 ecotype Okinawa chromosome 19, ASM2253959v1, whole genome shotgun sequence genome encodes:
- the znf750 gene encoding zinc finger protein 750; this encodes METAQERKPKRPHYIPRPPGKPFKYQCFQCPFTCNEKSHLFNHMKYNLCKNSISLMAQKNGQTARQIKAVARVVPAKSKDCTNCPPAVQDDSPEKQRDEEHKADSGEDKEEIDVGCDSEVIKDSQSMTKPNTAPETENRETNETKDLPRPSAFSPVTPKNEGAEAFQSSVQQTEDSQAPLPTFNHPGFLWGPMSSSIPLKLFPPLMVPEYPPYLLPDRPLYPPYYLPGNHHVNEPNSPSFQQDFLDPQRPMVQQPIAPSHTSPFPPYPYRYCHSIPPGPPLHYNLYRPHELPMSITGPRYLPLDLYSPPLGTKDYDLYMHSRSIHNHPHTSTQEESHHEQSGDKATRLSPKEGCSATGSPDRPSQAHIIQRDTQALQYTKMGESHNTTQLAQAAAAGQPINNDLSQEESAETLLELRTQHVDGGSAENRRYSSVSVSESCPETASEQDDVEDTDDLAPLNLSTRNQDKEKIPSDQRLRCSDTVNLKENELPLNLSLRASHDRNIHSSSLSTSEDLHPRSVEELDEEPCDQRQTAALALCQLASASSAVSSCDFSAADSSSKASTDAASARSPKKIKQTTRAKAAGMKRANSSQVESKCHKSNKRVKAAGRAVRRRPRCC